The DNA segment AAATGCATTAGATTTTCCAGGTATTCCTATAAGAAGTTTATAAGTAGGCCTTAAAGATTTAACATCAAATTCAACAGATGCATTTTCTATTCCATCAGTTGATAATGCATATAATTTTAGTTCACTATAATGAGTTGTAGCTATAGTTTTTACATTTTTAGTATTTAAATATTCTAATATTGACATTGCAAGTGCTGCTCCTTCTGTAGGATCGGTACCTGCACCGAGCTCATCAAAAAGAATCAAACTGTTTTGTTCTACCTCTTCTATTATTTTTACTATATTAGTCATATGAGATGAAAATGTACTTAAACTTTGTTCTATACTTTGTTCATCACCTATATCTGCAAATACATTATTAAATACTGCCATTTTACTATTTTGATCACAAGGTATATGAAGTCCTGATTGACACATTAATGTAAGTAAACCTACTGTTTTTAAAGTTACTGTTTTACCTCCAGTATTTGGACCAGTTATTATAAGTGTATGAAAATCATCACCAACATAAATATCATTTGCCACAACTTCATCTTTTGGTATCAATGGATGTCTAGATTTTTTTAAAAATATATCTCCATTTGTATTCAATAGTGGTTTTGTAGCATTCATATCCAATGCTAACTTTCCTTTAGCAAAAATAAAATCAATCATTGATAATATTTTTTGGTTTTGAATTAATTCACCACTTATAGATGCCACTTCTTCACTTAAGTTCTTTAATATTCTTTCAATTTCTCGTTTTTCTTCAATTTTTAATTCTTTTAATTCATTATTTAAATTTACAATAGCCATTGGCTCAATAAATAAAGTTGCACCACTTGCAGATTGATCATGTACTAATCCTTTAAAATTAGATCTATTTTCTTGCTTTACTGGAACAACATATCTTTCATTTCTAATTGTTATAATATTGTCTTGCAATAATTTTTTCTCTTTTGATGAGTTAATTATAGAATTTAACTTGCTTTTTATAGAAGAATTTTTAGATTCTATTCTTCTTCTTATACTTCTCAAATTTGAACTTGCATTATCAGAAATTTCTTCTTCACTTATTATTATTCTTTCAATTTCTTGTTCTAAATCTTTGTTTATTACTAAATTATAGATATTTCCTTCAAGTATAGGATAACTTGAATCATTATCTTCTCTATCACTTTTAATAAAAGTTTTTAAATTTCTAGCTGCTCTTAGACTATCACCTACTTGAAGTAACGAAGATGGATAAAGAACCCCGCCTTTTTCAGCTCTTATTACACTAT comes from the Senegalia massiliensis genome and includes:
- a CDS encoding endonuclease MutS2; translated protein: MNGKSLNTLEYFKIKDKLKKKAESSLGKKIVDELFPMKDYIEVKNSQDETEEALNIMLRRGNPPLGGIYDIKDSVIRAEKGGVLYPSSLLQVGDSLRAARNLKTFIKSDREDNDSSYPILEGNIYNLVINKDLEQEIERIIISEEEISDNASSNLRSIRRRIESKNSSIKSKLNSIINSSKEKKLLQDNIITIRNERYVVPVKQENRSNFKGLVHDQSASGATLFIEPMAIVNLNNELKELKIEEKREIERILKNLSEEVASISGELIQNQKILSMIDFIFAKGKLALDMNATKPLLNTNGDIFLKKSRHPLIPKDEVVANDIYVGDDFHTLIITGPNTGGKTVTLKTVGLLTLMCQSGLHIPCDQNSKMAVFNNVFADIGDEQSIEQSLSTFSSHMTNIVKIIEEVEQNSLILFDELGAGTDPTEGAALAMSILEYLNTKNVKTIATTHYSELKLYALSTDGIENASVEFDVKSLRPTYKLLIGIPGKSNAFEISKRLGLSDDIIDKSREILSKENIQFEDVLSQIEVDRKISEENKQKSERQRKEIERLKNELEEKRSKIDKIRKETLREAKIEAREILEKAKEESSNIIKELRNLSTDIEKEKNKKIQEAQNKLKTNLDNVSEGLTENILGKSTNAPPKNIKSGDSVKLLNLNQIATVLTEPDKDGNLTVQAGIMKINVNLNNIEKTKDNVEQKSEKNTRGMIKSKAKSIKTELDLRGKNVEEAMLEVDKYLDDVYMSGLSQVTIIHGKGTGILREGIKQYLRNHKLVDSFRIGKYGEGGTGVTIVNLK